A part of Saccharomonospora amisosensis genomic DNA contains:
- the icmF gene encoding fused isobutyryl-CoA mutase/GTPase IcmF → MTSDLYRPAHPVRFVTAASLFDGHDASINIMRRILQSQGAEVIHLGHNRSVDEVVTAAVSEDVQGVAISAYQGGHVEYFSYLVESLRERGAGHVRVFGGGGGVIVREEIELLHSRGVARIFSPDDGLEMGLPGMINSMIRACDIDLTTTETGSIDTLLSGEVPTLARVITRLQQGALPAEWQRAIADAAARRTAPVLGITGTGGSGKSSLSDELIRRFRLDQDDKLRIAVLAIDPTRRKGGGALLGDRIRMNSLAGLGGLDAGHVFFRSLATRKAGAEIPEGLDDAILACKAAGYDLVIVETPGIGQGDAGIVDHVDHSLYVMTPEFGAASQLEKIDMLDFADAVAINKFERRGAEDARRDVARQLVRNREAFNSSPDDMPVFGTCAAKFNDDGVTALYQHLRDLLAGEGLSVSAGVLATVEGKVSSDTSMVIPAHRTRYLADIADTVRRYHERTRAQVAAVRRREHLAAARDELAAEGADTAAVERLLARAESEVDEDTAALLRHWAELAKSYLGEELSFTVRDREVRTSLWRETLSGNRVPRVALPRYGDPAELVSFLRREHLPGYFPYTAGVFPFKRDGEDPARMFAGEGDAFRTNRRFKYLSAESEAKRLSTAFDSVTLYGFDPDTRPDIYGKVGTSGVSIATLDDMKALYDGFDLTAPTTSVSMTINGPAPAILAFFLNTAIDQRLDAFRAEQGREPTPQEQAEIRAWTLRQVRGTVQADILKEDQGQNTCIFSTEFSLRMMSDIQEWFIANGVRNFYSVSISGYHIAEAGANPISQLAFTLANGFTYVESYLARGMDVDDFAPNLSFFFSNGMDAEYSVLGRVARRIWAIAMRERYGAGERSQKLKYHIQTSGRSLHAQEMSFNDIRTTLQALCALYDNANSLHTNAYDEAITTPSEASVRRALAIQMIINQEWGLSKNENPLQGSFIIDELTDLVEEAVLAEFDRISERGGVLGAMETGYQRGKIQDESMRYERLKHDGSLPIVGVNTFRNPHPEEDEVRVELARATEEQKRSQLDRLADFQRGHAAEAQQALKRLREAATRGENVFEVLMDAARVCSLGQITEAFFEVGGQYRRNV, encoded by the coding sequence ATGACCTCCGATCTGTACCGGCCCGCGCATCCAGTCCGGTTCGTGACCGCCGCGAGTCTTTTCGACGGTCACGACGCCTCGATCAACATCATGCGCCGCATCCTGCAGTCGCAGGGTGCCGAGGTGATTCACCTCGGGCACAACCGCTCGGTCGACGAAGTGGTCACGGCGGCGGTGTCGGAGGACGTGCAGGGTGTGGCGATCAGCGCCTACCAGGGCGGGCACGTCGAGTACTTCAGCTATCTCGTGGAGTCACTGCGGGAGCGCGGCGCCGGACACGTGCGGGTCTTCGGCGGTGGTGGCGGCGTCATCGTGCGCGAGGAGATCGAACTGCTGCACTCGCGCGGTGTCGCGCGGATCTTCTCTCCCGACGACGGTCTGGAGATGGGCCTGCCCGGAATGATCAACTCGATGATCCGGGCCTGCGACATCGACCTCACCACCACGGAGACCGGCTCCATCGACACGCTGTTGTCCGGTGAGGTGCCGACGCTCGCGCGGGTGATCACTCGGCTGCAGCAGGGGGCACTGCCCGCCGAGTGGCAGCGGGCCATCGCCGACGCCGCGGCGAGGCGGACCGCTCCCGTGCTCGGCATCACCGGCACCGGTGGTTCCGGCAAGTCCTCGCTCTCCGATGAGTTGATCCGCCGGTTCCGCCTCGACCAGGACGACAAGCTCCGCATAGCCGTGCTGGCCATCGACCCGACCCGGCGCAAGGGCGGCGGCGCGCTGCTGGGCGACCGGATCCGGATGAACAGCCTCGCCGGGCTGGGCGGACTCGACGCCGGACACGTGTTCTTCCGCTCGCTGGCCACTCGCAAGGCGGGGGCGGAGATCCCGGAGGGGCTGGACGATGCCATCCTGGCGTGCAAGGCGGCGGGCTATGACCTGGTGATCGTCGAGACCCCCGGCATCGGGCAGGGCGACGCGGGGATCGTCGACCACGTCGATCACTCGCTGTATGTGATGACGCCGGAATTCGGTGCGGCCTCGCAGCTTGAGAAGATCGACATGCTCGACTTCGCCGATGCTGTGGCGATCAACAAGTTCGAGCGCAGGGGCGCGGAGGACGCGCGAAGGGACGTGGCACGCCAGCTGGTGCGAAACCGCGAGGCGTTCAACAGTTCACCGGATGACATGCCCGTCTTCGGCACGTGCGCGGCCAAGTTCAACGACGACGGCGTGACCGCGCTCTACCAGCACCTGCGTGACCTGCTTGCCGGTGAGGGGCTGTCGGTGTCGGCCGGGGTGCTGGCGACGGTGGAGGGCAAGGTGTCCAGCGACACCAGCATGGTGATTCCCGCACACCGCACCCGCTATCTCGCCGACATCGCCGACACGGTGCGTCGCTACCACGAACGCACCCGCGCGCAGGTCGCCGCCGTCCGCAGGCGCGAGCACCTCGCAGCGGCACGGGACGAACTCGCGGCCGAGGGTGCCGACACCGCCGCTGTGGAGCGACTGCTCGCCCGCGCGGAGTCCGAGGTGGACGAGGACACGGCGGCGCTGCTGCGGCACTGGGCCGAGCTGGCGAAGTCCTATCTGGGCGAGGAGCTGAGCTTCACCGTGCGCGATCGCGAGGTCCGCACCTCCCTGTGGCGCGAGACGCTTTCGGGTAATCGGGTGCCGAGGGTCGCGCTGCCGCGTTACGGCGACCCCGCTGAGTTGGTTTCGTTCCTGCGCCGCGAGCACCTGCCAGGCTACTTCCCCTACACGGCGGGGGTGTTCCCCTTCAAGCGGGACGGCGAGGACCCGGCGCGGATGTTCGCGGGCGAGGGCGATGCCTTCCGCACCAACCGGCGGTTCAAGTACCTTTCCGCCGAGTCAGAGGCCAAGCGGTTGTCCACCGCGTTCGACTCGGTGACGCTTTACGGCTTCGATCCCGACACCCGCCCGGACATCTACGGCAAGGTCGGCACCTCCGGCGTGTCCATCGCCACGCTGGACGACATGAAGGCGCTCTACGACGGCTTCGACCTCACAGCGCCCACCACGTCGGTGTCGATGACGATCAACGGGCCCGCGCCCGCGATACTGGCCTTCTTCCTCAACACCGCCATCGACCAACGGCTCGATGCCTTCCGGGCCGAACAGGGTCGCGAACCGACGCCGCAGGAACAGGCCGAGATCCGGGCATGGACGTTGCGCCAGGTGCGGGGCACGGTGCAGGCCGACATCCTCAAGGAGGACCAGGGGCAGAACACCTGCATCTTCTCCACCGAGTTCTCGCTGCGGATGATGTCCGACATCCAGGAGTGGTTCATCGCCAACGGCGTGCGCAACTTCTACTCGGTGTCGATCTCCGGCTACCACATCGCCGAGGCGGGAGCCAACCCGATCTCGCAGTTGGCGTTCACGCTGGCCAACGGGTTCACCTACGTCGAGTCGTACCTGGCGCGGGGGATGGACGTGGACGACTTCGCGCCCAACCTTTCGTTCTTCTTCTCCAACGGTATGGACGCCGAGTACTCGGTGCTGGGCAGGGTCGCTCGTCGCATCTGGGCCATCGCGATGCGCGAGCGCTACGGTGCGGGGGAGCGCTCGCAGAAGCTCAAATACCACATCCAGACCTCGGGTCGTTCGCTGCACGCGCAGGAGATGAGCTTCAACGACATCCGCACCACGCTGCAGGCGCTGTGCGCGTTGTACGACAACGCCAACTCGCTGCACACCAACGCATACGACGAGGCCATCACCACGCCGAGCGAGGCTTCGGTGCGAAGGGCACTGGCCATCCAGATGATCATTAACCAGGAGTGGGGGCTTTCGAAGAACGAGAACCCGCTGCAGGGGTCGTTCATCATCGACGAGCTCACCGATCTGGTGGAGGAGGCGGTGCTGGCCGAGTTCGACCGGATCTCCGAGCGGGGCGGGGTGCTCGGTGCGATGGAGACCGGCTATCAGCGTGGCAAGATCCAGGACGAGTCGATGCGGTACGAGCGGCTCAAGCACGACGGCTCGCTTCCGATCGTCGGGGTGAACACCTTCCGCAACCCGCACCCGGAGGAGGACGAGGTGCGGGTGGAGTTGGCCAGGGCGACCGAGGAGCAGAAGCGCTCGCAACTGGACCGGCTGGCCGACTTCCAACGCGGGCACGCTGCCGAGGCGCAGCAGGCGCTGAAGCGGTTGCGGGAGGCCGCCACGCGGGGCGAGAACGTGTTCGAGGTGCTGATGGACGCGGCGCGGGTGTGCTCGCTCGGCCAGATCACCGAGGCGTTCTTCGAGGTAGGCGGCCAGTACCGGCGTAACGTGTAG
- a CDS encoding VOC family protein, whose protein sequence is MTVASNMVTWFQLPADDTRRAWGFYEEVFGWSPESSNTAEPRLGAIHGEIAERSDELRQPRPVIRVDDLESSLRRVTEAGGKLLVDRTEIPSIGMVYATFVDTEGNRVNIVSDL, encoded by the coding sequence GTGACCGTTGCGTCGAACATGGTGACCTGGTTTCAACTGCCCGCGGACGACACACGCCGCGCTTGGGGGTTCTATGAGGAGGTCTTCGGCTGGAGCCCGGAGAGTTCGAACACGGCAGAACCGCGGTTGGGCGCCATCCATGGCGAGATCGCGGAACGCAGCGACGAGTTGCGACAGCCTCGACCTGTGATTCGGGTCGACGACCTCGAGTCGAGTCTGCGAAGGGTTACCGAAGCCGGCGGGAAGTTGCTGGTCGACCGCACCGAGATCCCCTCCATCGGGATGGTCTACGCGACGTTCGTCGACACCGAAGGCAACCGGGTGAACATCGTCTCCGATCTATGA
- a CDS encoding GTP-binding protein, whose translation MDSVGYKAPRETASKTMTSAKIVVAGGFGAGKTTFVGSVSEIVPLRTEAMMTDASAGIDDLEATPNKVSTTVAMDFGRVSLDEDLILYLFGTPGQQRFWFMWDDLVRGAIGAVVLADTRRLADSFAPVDFFEDRGLPYIVGVNTFDGMLHHDLADVREALSIDQSIPIVRCDARDRESTKQTLITLVEYAMRQWIAQRSATTSS comes from the coding sequence GTGGACTCCGTCGGCTATAAAGCACCGCGCGAGACCGCATCGAAAACGATGACGTCGGCCAAGATCGTCGTGGCCGGTGGCTTCGGCGCGGGCAAGACGACGTTCGTCGGCTCGGTGTCGGAGATCGTGCCGTTGAGAACCGAGGCGATGATGACGGACGCGAGTGCCGGCATCGACGACCTCGAAGCGACACCGAACAAGGTCTCCACGACCGTGGCAATGGACTTCGGCAGGGTGTCGCTGGACGAGGACCTGATCCTGTACCTGTTCGGCACACCGGGCCAGCAGCGGTTCTGGTTCATGTGGGACGACCTGGTCCGCGGCGCCATCGGTGCGGTGGTACTCGCCGACACCAGGCGGCTCGCCGACTCCTTCGCGCCGGTCGACTTCTTCGAGGACAGGGGGTTGCCCTACATCGTGGGTGTGAACACCTTCGACGGCATGCTCCACCACGACCTCGCCGACGTCCGCGAGGCGTTGTCGATCGACCAGAGCATCCCGATCGTCCGGTGCGACGCACGAGACCGCGAATCCACCAAGCAGACGCTCATCACGTTGGTGGAGTACGCGATGCGGCAGTGGATCGCGCAGCGTTCGGCGACCACATCCTCCTGA
- a CDS encoding DUF742 domain-containing protein: MGEGSRLPGEEHLSELGELLGGFGPGAGRDVSGRAGGRQHPGARRAAASRDPRHGVETKVEEQLVSAEAIPLHAAEQTGFVRPYAITGGRTKSNHDLELETLVSTRQAALLAVPDQIEHQLIMEECRTPHSVAEIAAMLRVPFGVARVLVSDAADAGLVNVHRTISGDEGAEAHLLLMERVLSGLRRL; this comes from the coding sequence ATGGGCGAGGGTTCGCGGCTTCCCGGCGAGGAGCACCTGAGCGAGCTCGGCGAGCTGCTCGGTGGCTTCGGGCCGGGCGCGGGCCGCGACGTTAGTGGACGAGCAGGTGGCAGGCAACACCCTGGCGCGCGCCGCGCCGCGGCATCCCGTGACCCCCGCCATGGGGTCGAAACCAAGGTAGAGGAGCAGCTTGTGTCGGCCGAAGCCATTCCGTTGCACGCAGCCGAACAGACCGGGTTCGTCCGCCCGTATGCCATCACCGGTGGTAGGACAAAGTCGAATCACGATCTCGAACTCGAGACACTCGTTTCCACCCGGCAGGCGGCGCTGCTGGCGGTGCCCGACCAGATCGAGCATCAGCTGATCATGGAAGAATGTCGCACCCCACATTCGGTCGCCGAGATCGCCGCTATGCTCCGGGTTCCCTTCGGGGTGGCCAGGGTGCTCGTCAGCGACGCGGCGGACGCGGGGTTGGTCAACGTGCACAGGACCATCTCCGGGGACGAAGGCGCCGAGGCGCATTTGCTGTTGATGGAAAGGGTGTTGAGTGGACTCCGTCGGCTATAA
- a CDS encoding roadblock/LC7 domain-containing protein, which yields MTAPDGTQPQQKFGWLVNDFAERVPGVAHAVVVSADGLLLTASKRLPLDRADQLAAVASGLVSLTQGAARCFEAGAVNETVVEMELGVMVLMSISDGSCLAVLAAPNCDIGQVAYEMTLLVDRVGQLLTPELRAQLQGEDGSKVGAPVG from the coding sequence ATGACCGCGCCGGATGGAACCCAGCCGCAGCAGAAGTTCGGATGGCTGGTCAACGACTTCGCCGAGCGGGTACCGGGTGTCGCGCATGCGGTCGTCGTATCGGCGGACGGCTTGTTGCTCACCGCGTCGAAACGGTTGCCGCTGGACCGGGCCGACCAGCTCGCGGCGGTGGCGTCAGGTCTGGTCAGCCTGACCCAGGGTGCCGCGCGCTGCTTCGAGGCAGGCGCGGTCAACGAGACCGTCGTGGAGATGGAACTCGGCGTCATGGTGCTGATGTCGATCAGCGACGGTTCGTGCCTCGCGGTGCTCGCCGCACCCAACTGCGATATCGGCCAGGTGGCCTACGAGATGACTTTGCTCGTCGACCGCGTGGGACAGCTCCTCACGCCGGAGTTGCGCGCGCAGTTGCAGGGTGAGGACGGCTCGAAGGTCGGCGCACCGGTTGGATGA
- a CDS encoding sensor histidine kinase gives MTVAGEGQVPVGQLLGEERPKRSRLRALLRWRDWGLPAKLGAVTLIPIMIALVLGGITVASQFERSDRYERIDGMARLAAATRTLLDGLQRERTLTAELLTEGRGSGSPQLQGIRAEVDMAVSPVTTAAAEIEQAGGAVAGPRKAVDEQLGRLANLRERVGAGQVGPIEAVTEYSGITTALLGLDSALVAGIGDDGTGATSNALHDLLVAREEVSVQQALVSYGIGRSGLAPSEVNQLRTSDVRLGDRIDDFRVAATDAHRQDFDNTVRGEAFDQFGRVVAGVLAQQDAGGDPFESVSPQQWSADASAVFAAMGRVADRMGTEVTGATGELADDAATGVTVLLVLLILALVLAAFVVFVITRQLLRSLKVLRNSALAVAEHELPEAVRSIQEGGSRETEIRPVPVTTQDEIGEVARAFDAVHSEALHLAAEQAGMRAGYASVFVNLSRRSQSLVQRQLALIERLESDEEDPDQLATLFQLDHLATRMRRNNENLMVLSGAEPGRRSGQPVSGTDVLRAAVSEIEQYKRVVVGTPPPVLVVGHAAGDLIRLVAELLDNATAFSAPETQVTVATRAMDDGTLSIDIMDRGIGMNEAEVAEANARLSESGSLDLTTSRRMGLFVVGRLAGRHGFDVMLHGGKDIVGVRATVTVPADLVLDGEGHTQEPQPAESQYAEPQYAEPEHVPQQAQVDGGPLPRRTRNGVAQPGMAQEAAGVGGSRRSPGEPGHVPAPTDNEVSGTALFTPVERDDSGHGHQAPSPAAARASQQAQQAQQAQPEWPVAADTDPHELDDGAPRINGTRPGRRRAVPASGERELSGRRLFESHSRAVSEWWNAAATASAESPAEPEGAKHAGSAPGAQGSLSEAQRRARKAAVDNAETTPIFDEMLSAWFRKVTDADAEAEAERPARKSWEFAADESWRAVQEVSQRSSAADYTQAGLPRRRRGEHLLPGSAAPRPAAAPPAAAAPAPQAPVRDPQDVRGRLSSFQQGVSRGRRHRAEPDAAAEPEDASAQQRPSWSAQGIGQTASGLPQRRPKRSARPSEAAEVGESPAELESGSVTTSASPAWASSGGWGPAADERWQTVRAVAESTPSSYTAAGLPRRRRGEQLLPGSVAPEGEPVDRPRVERDPADVRGRLSSFQQGVRRGRHRTAQVSESDHETVEGE, from the coding sequence GTGACCGTTGCAGGAGAAGGCCAGGTGCCTGTCGGACAGCTCCTCGGCGAGGAGCGGCCCAAGCGGTCCAGGCTGCGGGCCTTGCTCCGCTGGCGTGACTGGGGCCTTCCGGCCAAGCTGGGCGCCGTCACCCTGATCCCCATCATGATCGCGCTGGTTCTGGGTGGCATCACCGTCGCGAGCCAGTTCGAGCGCTCCGACCGCTACGAGCGAATCGACGGTATGGCACGGCTCGCAGCCGCCACCAGAACGCTACTGGACGGGCTGCAGCGGGAACGCACGCTCACCGCGGAACTGCTCACCGAAGGGCGTGGCTCCGGCTCACCGCAACTGCAGGGCATTCGGGCCGAGGTCGACATGGCCGTCTCCCCGGTCACCACCGCCGCGGCCGAGATCGAACAGGCAGGCGGAGCGGTCGCTGGCCCGCGCAAGGCCGTTGACGAACAGTTGGGGCGGCTCGCGAACCTGCGCGAGCGTGTCGGTGCCGGTCAGGTGGGGCCGATCGAGGCGGTGACCGAGTACTCCGGCATCACCACCGCGCTGCTCGGACTCGATTCGGCGCTCGTGGCTGGAATCGGTGACGACGGCACCGGCGCGACCAGCAACGCGCTGCACGACCTGCTGGTGGCACGCGAGGAGGTGTCGGTCCAGCAGGCGCTGGTCAGCTACGGCATCGGCCGCAGCGGCCTGGCGCCCAGCGAGGTCAACCAGCTTCGCACCTCTGACGTGCGCCTCGGTGACCGCATCGATGACTTCCGCGTCGCCGCCACGGACGCCCACCGGCAGGACTTCGACAACACCGTGCGTGGCGAGGCCTTCGACCAGTTCGGCCGGGTGGTGGCCGGTGTGCTCGCCCAGCAGGACGCGGGCGGCGACCCCTTCGAATCCGTCTCGCCACAGCAGTGGTCCGCCGACGCCTCCGCGGTGTTCGCCGCCATGGGACGGGTCGCGGACCGGATGGGTACGGAGGTCACCGGCGCGACGGGTGAGCTGGCAGACGACGCGGCGACCGGCGTCACGGTCCTGCTCGTCCTGCTGATCCTTGCCCTCGTGCTGGCGGCGTTCGTGGTATTCGTGATCACTCGACAGTTGCTGCGTTCACTGAAGGTGTTGCGCAACAGCGCTCTCGCGGTCGCCGAGCACGAGCTTCCCGAGGCGGTGCGCTCCATCCAGGAGGGTGGCTCCCGCGAGACCGAGATCAGGCCGGTACCCGTCACCACCCAGGACGAGATCGGCGAGGTCGCCAGGGCCTTCGACGCGGTTCACAGCGAGGCGTTGCATCTGGCCGCGGAGCAGGCCGGTATGCGTGCCGGTTACGCGAGCGTGTTCGTCAACCTTTCCCGGCGTAGCCAGAGCCTGGTGCAGCGCCAGTTGGCGCTCATCGAGCGGCTGGAGAGCGACGAGGAGGACCCCGACCAACTCGCAACGCTGTTCCAGCTCGACCATCTCGCCACGCGGATGCGGCGCAACAACGAGAACCTCATGGTGCTGTCCGGGGCGGAACCGGGCCGTCGTTCCGGCCAACCGGTCAGTGGCACGGACGTGCTGCGGGCCGCGGTGTCGGAGATCGAGCAGTACAAGCGTGTCGTCGTGGGAACCCCACCGCCGGTGCTCGTTGTCGGCCACGCGGCGGGCGACCTCATCCGGCTCGTCGCCGAGTTGCTGGACAACGCCACGGCGTTCTCCGCGCCGGAGACCCAGGTGACAGTAGCTACCAGGGCCATGGACGACGGCACCCTGTCGATCGACATCATGGACCGCGGTATCGGCATGAACGAGGCCGAGGTCGCCGAGGCGAACGCCCGCCTTTCGGAGTCGGGTTCGCTGGACCTGACCACCTCGCGCAGGATGGGCCTGTTCGTCGTGGGCAGGCTCGCCGGGAGGCACGGCTTCGACGTCATGCTGCACGGCGGCAAGGACATCGTCGGCGTCCGGGCCACGGTAACCGTGCCCGCAGACCTCGTGCTGGACGGTGAGGGCCACACTCAGGAGCCGCAGCCGGCCGAGTCGCAGTACGCCGAGCCACAGTACGCCGAGCCGGAGCACGTGCCGCAGCAGGCGCAGGTCGACGGAGGGCCGTTGCCACGCAGAACCCGCAACGGCGTCGCCCAGCCGGGCATGGCGCAGGAAGCGGCGGGTGTGGGCGGATCGCGGCGGTCGCCGGGTGAGCCAGGGCACGTGCCCGCACCCACCGACAACGAGGTTTCCGGCACCGCGTTGTTCACACCGGTCGAACGTGACGACTCCGGGCACGGACATCAGGCACCGTCGCCCGCAGCGGCGCGGGCATCCCAACAGGCACAACAAGCACAACAGGCACAGCCGGAGTGGCCGGTCGCCGCTGACACCGACCCGCACGAACTCGACGACGGCGCACCGCGGATCAACGGCACACGGCCAGGTCGACGCAGGGCCGTGCCCGCTTCCGGCGAGCGGGAACTCAGCGGCAGGCGGCTGTTCGAGTCCCACAGCCGGGCGGTGAGCGAGTGGTGGAACGCCGCCGCCACGGCGAGTGCGGAGAGCCCGGCCGAGCCCGAGGGCGCCAAGCACGCGGGGTCGGCACCGGGTGCGCAGGGTTCGCTGAGCGAGGCTCAGCGACGGGCACGCAAGGCCGCGGTCGACAACGCGGAGACCACACCGATCTTCGACGAGATGCTTTCGGCGTGGTTTCGCAAGGTCACAGATGCCGACGCCGAGGCGGAGGCGGAGCGGCCGGCGCGCAAGAGCTGGGAGTTCGCCGCCGACGAGAGCTGGCGGGCTGTGCAGGAGGTCTCACAGCGTTCCTCGGCCGCAGATTACACGCAGGCGGGTCTGCCGCGAAGGCGGCGAGGTGAGCACTTGCTGCCCGGCAGTGCGGCACCTCGACCGGCTGCCGCACCTCCTGCCGCGGCGGCTCCCGCACCGCAGGCGCCCGTGCGCGACCCGCAGGACGTGCGGGGCAGGCTGAGCAGTTTCCAGCAGGGCGTCAGCAGAGGGCGAAGGCACAGGGCGGAGCCGGACGCCGCTGCCGAGCCCGAGGACGCCTCGGCGCAGCAGCGGCCATCGTGGTCCGCGCAGGGTATCGGACAAACCGCTTCCGGGCTGCCACAACGGCGGCCGAAGCGGTCCGCGCGGCCCAGCGAGGCAGCGGAGGTGGGCGAGTCCCCCGCGGAGCTGGAATCCGGCAGCGTGACGACCTCGGCGTCCCCTGCGTGGGCGTCGTCGGGAGGTTGGGGTCCGGCCGCCGATGAACGGTGGCAGACCGTGCGCGCGGTGGCGGAGTCGACACCGTCGAGCTACACGGCCGCGGGGCTGCCGAGGCGGCGCCGCGGCGAGCAATTGCTTCCGGGGAGCGTGGCCCCGGAGGGCGAGCCCGTCGACCGGCCGCGTGTGGAGCGTGATCCCGCCGACGTGCGGGGCAGGCTCAGCAGTTTCCAGCAGGGCGTTCGCCGAGGCAGGCACCGGACGGCCCAGGTGAGCGAAAGCGATCACGAAACAGTGGAGGGTGAATGA
- a CDS encoding type III PLP-dependent enzyme, with product MSPAVDRIRAFLADHDPPTPCLVIDIDTVLDNYRSLAEAFPGARIQYAVKANPAGAVLRALVGEGAAFDVASPAEIRRCLAAGARPQSVSYGNPIKKPADIAFAHSAGVDEFCFDSLADLENIAEHAPGARVLARLAVDGPESATPFGHKFGCDAEEAAELLSRAGHLGLRPTGLSFHVGSQQLDPGAWELAIGAAAKVFEASSAGGTALRSLNIGGGFGVDYRAAAPSPHEYAASVLPALRSHFECPPELVLEPGRAIVGAAGLIRGEVVLVANRRGEAERRWVYLDIGRYNGLAETENEAIAYQLEVVEDHPEPDGPVIIAGPTCDGDDVLYQRTPYRLPLSLRPGDQIDILATGAYTASYSSIAFNGIEPLRTYCVSEGRLISAE from the coding sequence GTGAGCCCTGCGGTGGACAGAATCCGCGCCTTCCTCGCCGACCACGACCCGCCGACGCCGTGTCTGGTGATCGACATCGACACGGTACTGGACAACTACCGCTCGCTCGCCGAGGCATTCCCCGGCGCCCGCATCCAGTACGCGGTGAAGGCCAACCCCGCTGGGGCGGTGCTCAGGGCCCTTGTCGGGGAGGGGGCCGCCTTCGACGTCGCCAGCCCGGCCGAGATCAGGCGCTGCCTCGCGGCCGGAGCCCGACCACAGTCGGTTTCCTACGGCAACCCCATCAAGAAGCCGGCCGACATCGCGTTCGCTCACTCGGCCGGGGTCGACGAGTTCTGCTTCGACTCGCTCGCAGATCTGGAGAACATCGCCGAGCACGCTCCGGGAGCGCGGGTGCTGGCGCGGCTTGCCGTGGACGGCCCCGAATCGGCCACCCCGTTCGGGCACAAGTTCGGCTGCGACGCCGAGGAGGCGGCCGAGTTGCTTTCGCGTGCCGGCCACCTCGGTCTGCGCCCAACGGGCCTCAGCTTCCACGTCGGCTCGCAGCAACTCGACCCCGGCGCCTGGGAACTGGCCATCGGCGCGGCGGCGAAGGTGTTCGAAGCCAGCTCGGCGGGAGGCACAGCGCTACGCAGCCTCAACATCGGCGGTGGATTCGGCGTGGACTACCGTGCCGCCGCGCCCTCCCCGCACGAGTACGCCGCCTCGGTGTTGCCCGCGCTGCGGTCGCACTTCGAGTGCCCGCCCGAACTCGTCCTCGAACCGGGGCGGGCGATCGTCGGCGCGGCTGGCCTGATCCGCGGCGAGGTGGTGCTGGTGGCGAACCGGCGGGGGGAAGCCGAACGCAGATGGGTGTACCTCGACATCGGCAGGTACAACGGGCTGGCCGAGACGGAGAACGAGGCGATCGCCTACCAGCTCGAAGTTGTCGAAGATCACCCCGAACCGGACGGGCCTGTGATCATCGCGGGGCCGACGTGCGATGGTGACGACGTGCTCTACCAGCGAACCCCGTACCGGCTGCCGCTGTCCTTGCGGCCGGGCGATCAAATCGACATCCTCGCGACGGGCGCGTACACGGCGAGTTACTCGTCGATCGCGTTCAACGGGATTGAGCCATTGCGTACGTACTGTGTATCTGAAGGGAGGCTGATCAGTGCCGAGTGA
- the speD gene encoding adenosylmethionine decarboxylase, translating into MPSEFVPVGVFSGKHVLAELDGIDPHLLDDEQFLRSTLASTLTEAGATVCDVIAHRFEPQGVTVLAMLSESHASVHTYPEIGAMFVDVFTCGDRADPQEAVRLLADALGTRSMNMSTLQRGRLPVNAGK; encoded by the coding sequence GTGCCGAGTGAGTTCGTACCGGTCGGCGTGTTTTCCGGCAAGCACGTCCTCGCAGAGTTGGACGGCATCGATCCACATCTGCTTGACGACGAGCAATTCCTACGGAGCACCTTGGCGAGCACGCTGACCGAGGCGGGCGCGACGGTGTGCGACGTGATCGCGCACCGGTTCGAACCGCAGGGGGTGACCGTTCTGGCGATGCTTTCCGAGTCCCATGCTTCGGTGCACACCTACCCGGAGATCGGCGCGATGTTCGTCGACGTCTTCACGTGCGGCGATCGGGCCGACCCGCAGGAGGCGGTACGGCTGCTTGCCGACGCACTCGGCACGCGATCGATGAACATGTCGACACTCCAGCGCGGGCGGCTGCCCGTGAACGCGGGGAAGTGA